A window of the Methanoregula sp. UBA64 genome harbors these coding sequences:
- a CDS encoding TetR/AcrR family transcriptional regulator, with product MPRINPEYRNVAKKKIIDATLEIAHEAGWNTVTLETVARKVGVTKGALYTYFENSDALMEEVAVELVKHLSYSLKTASAETESDIHDLLALIAEAIFSGKEPAAPIFMQALARAAQDEQFRDRICKGYDDTLVKLRDEFEKRQAAGQIPAEVDIRTAVRAIYGLTLGLAFIYHMLGKDRREAKKDWLVSAERILMIGPKDGKTP from the coding sequence ATGCCAAGGATCAACCCCGAATACCGGAACGTTGCAAAAAAGAAGATCATCGATGCCACCCTGGAGATCGCCCACGAAGCCGGCTGGAATACCGTAACACTCGAAACGGTTGCCCGCAAGGTCGGCGTGACCAAGGGGGCCCTCTATACCTATTTTGAGAACAGCGACGCCCTCATGGAGGAGGTCGCAGTCGAGCTCGTAAAGCACCTCAGCTACTCCTTAAAAACCGCCAGTGCCGAGACAGAGTCCGATATCCACGATCTGCTCGCACTCATTGCAGAAGCGATCTTCTCCGGCAAGGAACCGGCCGCACCCATCTTCATGCAGGCCCTTGCCCGGGCAGCGCAGGACGAACAGTTCCGGGACCGGATCTGCAAAGGGTACGACGATACCCTCGTAAAACTCCGCGATGAGTTCGAAAAACGCCAGGCCGCGGGCCAGATCCCGGCGGAGGTCGATATCAGGACCGCGGTCCGGGCAATCTACGGCCTGACGCTCGGCCTTGCATTCATCTACCATATGCTCGGGAAAGACCGGCGCGAGGCCAAAAAAGACTGGCTAGTCTCAGCAGAACGGATCCTGATGATTGGGCCAAAAGACGGGAAAACACCGTAA
- a CDS encoding ArsR family transcriptional regulator, protein MPGHIRIVNDPVELVPLLMTFNSPSFKKVYELLSKSWMTEDELLAQVKDDSVPVCIQVLKKGNLVEEQWRMPKPGEKPQREYRGTYNKFRANFQCNLQDLTDILYISLSNDENLREVVGRIEAEMGNGNTSIGDLSRKFGVSPVFIRGLAKRIPELDVKGQGLVLLDTGR, encoded by the coding sequence GTGCCGGGTCATATCCGAATTGTCAACGATCCCGTAGAACTGGTTCCGCTCCTCATGACGTTCAACAGTCCTTCGTTCAAGAAAGTCTATGAACTGCTCAGCAAATCGTGGATGACCGAGGATGAACTGCTGGCTCAGGTAAAAGACGATTCCGTTCCGGTCTGTATCCAGGTTTTAAAGAAGGGCAACCTCGTCGAGGAACAGTGGCGGATGCCAAAACCCGGCGAGAAACCGCAGCGGGAGTACCGCGGGACCTACAACAAGTTCCGGGCAAACTTCCAGTGCAACCTCCAGGACTTAACCGATATCCTTTACATATCGCTTTCCAATGACGAGAACCTCCGCGAGGTTGTCGGCAGGATCGAAGCTGAGATGGGGAACGGCAACACGTCGATCGGCGATCTCTCCCGCAAGTTCGGGGTAAGCCCGGTCTTTATCCGGGGCCTTGCAAAGAGGATCCCCGAGCTCGACGTGAAAGGACAGGGGCTGGTGCTGCTTGACACCGGGCGCTAA
- a CDS encoding DEAD/DEAH box helicase: protein MKILVQPTKGSYKLLFFDGKHVVGVGIVEMTETPKGPRPVRYRLRWGSRKDYNATPSKDLISQLREGEVRMVKPDSVFEEFMKAFQIRSGNVEACRMCLLDDRYTPINEENHVIFGKGERICLDCGRRELRRELAPLGHMGRETLKHFEELLVATRNLDKVLALVQPEHVSMKSALFDRIEAHPVLKTAGIMELPLPREFVDACKVETLMPAQQLAVEAGLLHGKDLLVVAATASGKTFIGEMAGMKNYLSGRGRMLFLVPLVALANQKYERFTERYGAFAKTGLLTGVSRLNLPETRKVGDRNPQAPILVGTYEGVDNMIRCGRKMANIATVVIDEVQMLEDPDRGHRLDGMIARLKYLAPQAQFLYLSATIGFPKLLAKKLNCQLVRYDDRPVALERYLLFLERKQKVPTIKKLTTEEYKNTSSKGFRGQTIIFTNSRARCHTIADALGMRAAAYHAGLSSQERREVETKFLEGKLMAVVTTAALGAGVDFPASQVIFDALAMGRSWLSVQEFNQMAGRAGRPDFHDLGKVVLLAEPGGSYSREIPGTEEEIALKLLKGEMEEVAPEHDLEASSEEYVANAVACGGEEADLARINTMMVGKMEPVLPELVAHRLVHKEGTKLVLSPLAKVMSEHFIGIERLLEVVRLTKLMDEPLDIIAELESPPMEKEEREKKGSGRGQPQHGHKKGHGRR from the coding sequence ATGAAGATCCTCGTCCAGCCCACAAAAGGCAGTTACAAGCTTCTCTTTTTCGACGGGAAGCACGTTGTCGGTGTCGGCATTGTCGAGATGACCGAGACCCCCAAAGGCCCCCGGCCGGTCCGGTACCGGCTCCGCTGGGGTTCACGGAAAGACTACAACGCCACGCCGTCAAAGGATCTCATCTCCCAGCTCCGCGAGGGCGAGGTCCGGATGGTAAAACCGGACTCCGTTTTCGAGGAGTTCATGAAGGCCTTCCAGATCCGGAGCGGGAATGTGGAGGCCTGCCGGATGTGCCTTCTCGACGACCGGTACACGCCCATCAACGAAGAGAACCATGTTATTTTCGGGAAGGGCGAACGCATCTGCCTTGACTGCGGGCGCCGCGAGCTCCGGCGCGAGCTTGCCCCGCTCGGGCACATGGGCCGGGAGACGCTCAAGCATTTCGAGGAACTGCTGGTTGCCACCCGGAACCTCGACAAGGTGCTCGCGCTCGTCCAGCCCGAGCACGTTTCGATGAAGTCGGCGCTCTTCGATCGTATCGAGGCACACCCGGTGCTCAAGACGGCAGGCATTATGGAGCTGCCGCTGCCCCGCGAGTTTGTCGATGCCTGCAAGGTGGAAACCCTCATGCCGGCCCAGCAGCTCGCAGTCGAGGCCGGCCTCCTGCACGGAAAGGACCTCCTTGTGGTCGCAGCAACAGCGAGCGGCAAGACGTTCATCGGCGAGATGGCCGGGATGAAGAACTACCTCTCCGGCCGTGGGCGGATGCTTTTCCTGGTTCCGCTCGTGGCGCTCGCAAACCAGAAGTACGAGCGGTTCACCGAGCGGTACGGTGCCTTTGCAAAGACCGGCCTCTTAACGGGGGTCTCGCGCCTCAACCTGCCCGAGACCCGGAAAGTCGGCGACCGGAACCCGCAGGCCCCGATCCTGGTCGGCACGTACGAAGGCGTGGACAACATGATCCGGTGCGGCAGGAAGATGGCAAACATCGCGACCGTGGTCATCGACGAGGTGCAGATGCTCGAGGACCCGGACCGGGGCCACCGGCTCGACGGGATGATCGCCCGGCTCAAGTACCTCGCCCCGCAGGCGCAGTTCCTGTATCTCTCTGCAACGATCGGGTTCCCGAAGCTCCTTGCAAAGAAGCTCAACTGCCAGCTGGTGCGGTACGACGACCGCCCGGTCGCCCTCGAACGCTACCTCCTCTTTTTAGAGCGCAAGCAGAAGGTCCCGACGATCAAAAAGCTCACGACCGAGGAGTACAAGAACACTTCCTCGAAAGGGTTCCGGGGCCAGACGATCATCTTCACGAACTCCCGGGCCCGCTGCCACACGATAGCCGATGCCCTCGGGATGCGGGCGGCCGCCTACCATGCGGGGCTCTCCAGCCAAGAACGGCGTGAGGTAGAGACAAAGTTCCTCGAAGGCAAGCTCATGGCCGTTGTCACAACGGCTGCACTCGGGGCCGGGGTCGATTTCCCTGCCTCGCAGGTGATCTTCGATGCGCTTGCCATGGGCCGGAGCTGGCTCTCGGTACAGGAGTTTAACCAGATGGCAGGCCGGGCGGGCCGTCCCGACTTCCACGATCTCGGGAAAGTCGTCCTTTTGGCCGAACCCGGCGGGAGCTATTCGCGGGAGATCCCGGGCACGGAAGAGGAGATCGCCTTAAAACTCCTCAAAGGGGAGATGGAAGAGGTGGCCCCGGAGCACGATCTTGAGGCAAGCTCGGAGGAGTACGTGGCAAACGCGGTTGCCTGCGGAGGCGAAGAGGCGGACCTCGCCCGGATCAACACGATGATGGTGGGAAAGATGGAGCCGGTGCTCCCGGAGCTTGTTGCCCACAGGCTCGTGCATAAGGAGGGAACAAAACTCGTCCTCTCCCCGCTTGCAAAGGTGATGTCCGAGCACTTCATCGGTATCGAACGGTTGCTCGAGGTAGTCCGGCTCACGAAACTGATGGACGAGCCGCTCGATATCATCGCAGAGCTCGAAAGCCCTCCCATGGAAAAGGAAGAGCGGGAGAAAAAAGGATCCGGGCGGGGCCAGCCGCAGCACGGGCACAAAAAGGGCCACGGGCGGCGGTAG
- a CDS encoding MarR family transcriptional regulator: protein MTPGAKDPLNSVLRSKREVSRLQILVEIAEHQPAVRQQEIAVKLGVTPQAISEYIRELTDEGMVSASGRGNYEVTKTGIEWVLANAESLEAYARHIRRDIIQQVSVWPAIAAENLRAGDEVGVFMKGGFLYASKKPQQATGTVVADAKKDEDVGVARLNGIIEHHEGSIRICKVPRIQHGGSRKVDPEKLKKVIHGAGFVAAVGLEAYIALRAAGKKPDLFFGAREGTIEAAFHGIDCVIVIVDEEFTDFLKRLEGVGLSYAIVDLFAP from the coding sequence TTGACACCGGGCGCTAAGGATCCCCTCAATTCTGTTCTGCGCAGCAAGCGCGAGGTATCCCGGTTACAGATTTTAGTCGAGATCGCCGAACACCAGCCGGCAGTCCGGCAGCAGGAGATTGCCGTAAAACTCGGGGTCACCCCGCAGGCGATCTCCGAGTACATCCGCGAGCTTACCGACGAGGGCATGGTCTCGGCAAGCGGCCGGGGCAACTACGAGGTGACAAAGACCGGCATCGAGTGGGTGCTCGCGAATGCCGAGTCGCTCGAAGCCTATGCCCGCCATATCCGGCGCGATATCATCCAGCAGGTCTCGGTCTGGCCGGCGATTGCGGCCGAGAACCTCCGGGCCGGCGACGAGGTCGGGGTTTTCATGAAGGGCGGGTTTTTGTATGCCTCAAAAAAGCCCCAGCAGGCAACGGGAACGGTTGTCGCCGATGCAAAAAAGGATGAGGACGTGGGAGTCGCCCGGTTAAACGGGATCATCGAGCACCACGAGGGATCGATCCGGATCTGCAAGGTGCCGAGGATCCAGCACGGCGGTTCGCGAAAAGTGGACCCGGAAAAACTAAAAAAAGTGATCCACGGGGCCGGGTTTGTCGCGGCGGTTGGCCTCGAAGCCTACATCGCGCTCAGGGCCGCCGGCAAGAAACCGGACCTCTTTTTCGGGGCCCGGGAAGGAACCATCGAGGCGGCATTCCACGGGATCGACTGCGTGATCGTGATCGTTGACGAGGAGTTCACGGATTTCCTAAAACGCCTCGAAGGTGTCGGGCTCTCGTACGCCATCGTCGATCTCTTTGCCCCATGA
- a CDS encoding 50S ribosomal protein L11 has product MAEVVEVLVPGGKATAGPPLGPALGPLGINVKAVVDEINAKTSSFNGMQVPVKVEVDDKKKFTVTVGIPPTTALIKKEAGIEKGAATPNATVAGNLPFEAAVRIAKMKLEGMLSYEVKTAVKEVVGTCVSMGVNVDGKRAKQVLSDIESGKYDSVLVK; this is encoded by the coding sequence ATGGCAGAAGTGGTCGAGGTTTTAGTACCCGGCGGGAAGGCAACAGCAGGTCCGCCATTAGGACCGGCGCTTGGACCACTCGGTATCAACGTGAAGGCTGTAGTTGACGAGATCAACGCCAAGACCTCCTCATTCAACGGAATGCAGGTCCCGGTCAAGGTCGAAGTCGACGACAAGAAGAAATTCACGGTCACGGTGGGTATCCCACCGACGACGGCTCTCATCAAGAAAGAAGCCGGTATCGAGAAAGGTGCAGCAACGCCCAACGCCACAGTGGCAGGCAATCTGCCATTCGAAGCCGCAGTCAGAATTGCCAAGATGAAACTTGAAGGCATGCTCTCATACGAAGTCAAGACCGCAGTAAAAGAGGTCGTTGGCACGTGCGTCAGCATGGGCGTCAACGTTGACGGTAAGCGCGCAAAACAGGTGCTTTCCGACATCGAATCTGGCAAGTACGACAGCGTCCTCGTGAAATAA
- a CDS encoding radical SAM protein → MAHVRITAESDIPLVGSLYFGVIDRGTSLLQVRPSCGCNLNCPFCSVDAGPESTTRATSYEVELDYLLSAVEEIAPFKGTGVECHIDSPGEPLMYAQLPELVAALKAIDAVSVVSLQTNGTLLDDKKIRALADAGLDRVNLSLHALDPALAQYLAGTDRYDIGQVTAAARAVALSSMDLLVAPVYMPGINDAEIPKLIAFARECGAGKKFPPLGIQKFERYKYGRTPKGVKVQSWWQFFNRSIKEWEKASGLHLRLDPKRDFATVRRPSLPQVFRKDEKATVEIRAPGWIHGEQLGVARNRVVSVFGCDKESGQVRVKIVSAKNNIYVGVPV, encoded by the coding sequence ATGGCACATGTCCGCATCACGGCCGAATCTGATATCCCCCTTGTCGGGTCGCTCTATTTTGGTGTTATCGACCGGGGCACGAGCCTGTTACAGGTACGCCCGAGCTGCGGCTGCAACTTAAACTGTCCCTTCTGCTCGGTCGATGCCGGCCCGGAATCGACCACCCGGGCCACGAGTTACGAGGTGGAGCTCGATTACCTCCTCTCGGCAGTAGAGGAGATCGCCCCGTTCAAGGGAACCGGCGTGGAGTGCCACATCGATTCCCCCGGCGAGCCGCTCATGTACGCACAGCTTCCGGAACTTGTCGCGGCACTCAAGGCAATCGACGCAGTTTCGGTTGTATCCCTCCAGACCAACGGCACGCTCCTTGACGACAAAAAGATCCGGGCCCTTGCCGATGCCGGTCTCGACCGGGTGAACCTCTCGCTTCATGCGCTCGACCCGGCGCTTGCGCAGTACCTTGCCGGCACGGACCGGTACGATATCGGGCAGGTGACGGCGGCGGCCCGTGCGGTTGCACTGAGTTCCATGGACCTGCTCGTCGCCCCGGTGTACATGCCGGGGATCAACGATGCAGAGATCCCAAAGCTGATCGCCTTTGCCCGGGAGTGCGGGGCGGGAAAGAAGTTCCCCCCGCTCGGGATCCAGAAGTTCGAACGCTACAAGTACGGCCGGACGCCAAAAGGCGTGAAAGTCCAGAGCTGGTGGCAGTTCTTCAACCGGAGCATCAAGGAGTGGGAGAAGGCCTCGGGCCTGCACCTCCGGCTCGATCCCAAACGCGATTTTGCAACTGTGCGCCGGCCATCGCTCCCGCAGGTTTTCAGAAAAGACGAGAAGGCAACCGTCGAGATCCGGGCTCCCGGGTGGATCCATGGCGAGCAGCTGGGCGTTGCGCGAAACCGGGTGGTCTCGGTCTTTGGCTGCGACAAGGAATCCGGGCAGGTCCGGGTAAAGATCGTATCCGCGAAGAACAATATCTACGTGGGCGTGCCGGTGTAA
- a CDS encoding 50S ribosomal protein L10, translated as MAIYTHHLPAWKKDEVAELKKHAKEYTLIGLVDMYGIPAQQVQQIRRNLRGKAVIKVTRNTLIEHALGEIGGDAKGLTKFISGHSAMIFSNDNPFKLYKQLEKTKTKMAAKAGETAPEDIVIEKGPTSFKPGPIVGELQQAGIPAAIEGGKVKIRETKTVVKKGAVISAKLATVLIKLDIKPMDVGLALQAAFHEGQMFEPSVLAIDDAKILGQIELAGRQAFNLSVNAAIPTKETMAPILTKAVRDARGLAIEAAIYEKDVVDAIIGKAQRESQVLQTLVK; from the coding sequence ATGGCAATCTACACCCATCACCTGCCGGCATGGAAAAAGGACGAAGTTGCGGAGCTCAAGAAGCACGCGAAGGAATATACCCTGATCGGGCTTGTCGACATGTACGGCATCCCGGCACAGCAGGTGCAGCAGATCAGGAGGAACCTCCGCGGCAAGGCCGTTATCAAGGTAACAAGAAACACCTTGATCGAGCACGCGCTCGGCGAGATTGGCGGGGATGCAAAAGGCCTCACCAAGTTCATCTCCGGCCACTCCGCAATGATCTTCTCGAACGACAACCCCTTCAAGCTCTACAAGCAGCTTGAGAAGACCAAGACCAAGATGGCCGCAAAAGCCGGCGAGACCGCTCCCGAGGACATTGTCATCGAGAAGGGCCCGACGAGCTTCAAGCCCGGCCCGATTGTCGGCGAGCTTCAGCAGGCCGGCATTCCCGCAGCAATTGAAGGCGGCAAGGTCAAGATCAGGGAGACCAAGACCGTTGTCAAGAAAGGCGCCGTTATCTCGGCAAAGCTTGCAACTGTCCTTATCAAGCTGGACATCAAGCCCATGGACGTTGGTCTTGCCCTGCAGGCAGCGTTCCACGAAGGCCAGATGTTCGAGCCGTCCGTGCTTGCCATCGACGATGCGAAGATCCTCGGACAGATCGAGCTTGCAGGCCGCCAGGCATTCAACCTGTCGGTGAATGCAGCGATCCCCACGAAGGAGACCATGGCACCGATCCTGACAAAGGCGGTCCGTGATGCACGCGGTCTTGCGATTGAAGCGGCTATCTACGAGAAAGACGTGGTCGACGCGATTATCGGTAAAGCCCAGAGAGAAAGCCAGGTGTTACAGACCCTGGTAAAATAA
- a CDS encoding zinc ribbon domain-containing protein: MICPNCGTRLPEGSTRCHFCGFEAGPRPTRAETGIIVVSLAAVMIAVSLFFVVLTADSGLDLRFRVTVCFVIGAVAAWCYWKISRWVSPRLARIG; the protein is encoded by the coding sequence ATGATCTGCCCGAACTGCGGGACCCGGCTGCCCGAAGGAAGTACCCGCTGCCACTTCTGCGGGTTTGAGGCAGGCCCCCGCCCGACCCGTGCCGAGACCGGGATAATCGTCGTGTCGCTTGCAGCCGTGATGATCGCAGTCAGCCTTTTTTTTGTTGTCCTCACCGCGGACTCCGGTCTCGACCTCCGGTTCCGGGTAACGGTCTGTTTTGTGATCGGCGCCGTGGCTGCATGGTGCTACTGGAAGATCAGCCGGTGGGTCAGCCCCCGGCTCGCCCGGATCGGCTGA
- a CDS encoding 50S ribosomal protein L1, protein MVERAKILEAVKTAIEKAPKRKFSESIDITINLKNIDMAQPKNRIDETVLLPNGTGEKTGICVIGKGDIVTQAKEAKVDLIIGPEEVERLGGAPREARRVASTYKYFLAETAVMPQVGRYLGPRLGPRGRMPMPIAGQTDIRPIVERLRNSVKIRTKDKTVFSMKVGSTAMTPEQVSENIDAVVKRVESVLEQGHLNVRSIFVKTTMGPSVRLV, encoded by the coding sequence ATGGTTGAAAGGGCCAAGATTCTGGAAGCCGTGAAAACGGCAATTGAAAAGGCGCCAAAGCGGAAGTTCTCCGAAAGCATCGATATTACCATCAATCTCAAGAATATCGATATGGCGCAACCGAAAAATCGTATCGACGAGACGGTATTGCTCCCGAACGGAACCGGCGAAAAGACCGGCATCTGTGTTATCGGCAAAGGCGATATCGTCACGCAGGCAAAGGAAGCCAAGGTTGATCTGATCATCGGTCCCGAAGAAGTGGAACGGCTGGGAGGCGCCCCGCGTGAAGCACGCCGGGTCGCAAGTACCTACAAGTACTTCCTTGCCGAGACCGCGGTCATGCCGCAGGTCGGTCGCTATTTAGGTCCCCGGCTCGGTCCGCGGGGCCGCATGCCGATGCCGATCGCAGGCCAGACCGATATCCGGCCGATTGTCGAACGTCTCCGAAACTCCGTGAAGATCCGCACCAAGGATAAGACGGTCTTCTCGATGAAGGTAGGCTCGACGGCAATGACCCCGGAACAGGTCTCCGAGAACATCGATGCGGTCGTCAAGCGTGTCGAATCTGTCCTTGAACAGGGACACCTCAACGTCCGGTCGATCTTCGTAAAGACAACCATGGGTCCGTCCGTGAGGCTGGTATAA
- the hypF gene encoding carbamoyltransferase HypF, with product MQKRGKISVRGIVQGVGFRPFVYAKAIELGICGRVKNLGSEVEILAAGDRFDEFVASVSRGPPMARIDSVQVTDFSGTIPEGFSIEKSATGSFSGMIPPDIAICAACVKDIFSPKGRYEGYWATSCVNCGPRYSIINAIPYDRERTSMDAFPMCGPCAGEYGDPHSRRHHAQTIACHTCGPQLRLLDRAGADLPCKDPVREAAALLDKGSILAIRGVGGFHLACTEESSGELKKRLGRVEQPFAVMTRPGYADEIAVVSPAGRELLESPVHPIVVLEKKNPASHAGISNLHTIGCMLPYTGLHHLLFSHLSHPLLIMTSANMPGYPMITDTETALEKLAKDADYFLVHNRAIANRVDDSVVRDGYILRLSRGIAPKRTAIDLGNNCILGVGPELNANATIYKGGFAVTSPHVGNVRNPATLAYLQETIEKLTRLLGAEYDIVAHDLHPQFLSTRYAREIAEEKGIGLVPVQHHRAHIAATTTDPCVGIAIDGVGYGDDGTVWGGEVFAGQVPDLARVGHLEPVPMPGGDLATKFPERMLYGILPDDACRDLLSSRGWTGIELGVIQKQVATGFNVTMTSSTGRVLDAAAALLGICRERTYDGEPAMKLESAAAGATPEVWEPVITTSGGCEVLSTRALLATALSRYTAALAGDRAAVSTIAASVQYNLARGIAALAIRAAEREGIPTVALSGGVVANRAIRETIRSEVRGAGLSFLINDAYPPGDGCVSFGQCVWAGMLSLKRD from the coding sequence ATGCAAAAAAGGGGAAAAATTTCGGTTCGCGGCATCGTGCAGGGTGTCGGGTTCCGCCCTTTTGTGTATGCAAAAGCCATTGAACTGGGGATCTGTGGCCGGGTAAAAAACCTCGGGAGCGAGGTCGAGATCCTTGCAGCGGGGGACCGGTTCGACGAATTTGTTGCAAGCGTCTCCCGGGGTCCCCCCATGGCCCGGATCGATTCCGTGCAGGTTACTGATTTTTCGGGGACCATCCCTGAGGGTTTTTCTATTGAAAAAAGCGCAACCGGCTCTTTTTCCGGGATGATCCCGCCGGATATTGCGATCTGCGCCGCGTGCGTGAAGGATATTTTTTCCCCGAAGGGAAGGTACGAGGGGTACTGGGCGACCTCGTGCGTGAACTGCGGCCCCCGGTACAGCATCATCAACGCGATCCCCTATGACCGGGAGCGCACGAGTATGGACGCATTCCCGATGTGCGGTCCCTGCGCCGGCGAGTACGGCGACCCGCACTCCCGGCGCCACCACGCCCAGACCATCGCCTGCCACACCTGCGGCCCGCAGCTCCGGCTCCTCGACCGGGCCGGCGCCGATCTCCCGTGCAAAGACCCGGTCAGGGAGGCCGCGGCCCTGCTCGACAAAGGATCGATCCTTGCGATCCGGGGGGTCGGAGGCTTTCACCTTGCCTGCACGGAAGAGTCCTCGGGAGAACTCAAAAAGCGTCTCGGCCGGGTGGAGCAGCCGTTCGCGGTGATGACCCGGCCGGGCTATGCGGATGAAATTGCCGTGGTCTCGCCAGCCGGGCGCGAGCTGCTCGAAAGCCCGGTCCACCCGATCGTAGTGCTCGAAAAGAAAAACCCTGCCTCGCACGCAGGTATCAGCAACCTGCACACCATCGGCTGCATGCTTCCCTACACCGGGCTCCACCACCTCCTCTTCTCGCACCTCAGCCACCCGCTCCTCATCATGACGAGCGCGAACATGCCCGGCTACCCGATGATCACGGACACGGAGACGGCGCTTGAGAAACTCGCCAAAGACGCCGACTATTTCCTCGTCCACAACCGGGCGATAGCAAACCGGGTGGACGACTCGGTTGTCCGGGACGGGTACATCCTCCGGCTCTCCCGGGGAATTGCCCCGAAGCGGACGGCCATCGATCTCGGGAACAACTGTATCCTCGGCGTAGGCCCCGAGCTCAACGCGAATGCCACGATCTACAAAGGGGGCTTTGCCGTCACGTCCCCGCATGTGGGCAATGTCCGGAACCCGGCAACGCTTGCGTACCTGCAGGAGACCATAGAAAAACTCACCCGGCTCCTCGGCGCAGAGTACGATATCGTGGCCCACGACCTCCACCCGCAGTTCCTCTCGACCCGGTACGCACGGGAGATCGCAGAGGAGAAGGGGATCGGGCTTGTCCCGGTCCAGCACCACCGGGCCCATATTGCCGCAACCACGACCGACCCGTGTGTCGGAATTGCAATCGACGGCGTCGGGTACGGGGACGATGGCACGGTCTGGGGCGGCGAGGTCTTTGCCGGGCAGGTGCCGGATCTTGCCCGGGTCGGCCACCTCGAACCGGTGCCCATGCCGGGCGGCGACCTTGCAACAAAGTTCCCCGAGCGGATGCTCTACGGCATCCTCCCCGACGATGCATGCAGGGACCTGCTCTCCTCCCGGGGCTGGACAGGGATCGAACTGGGCGTGATACAAAAACAGGTCGCCACCGGTTTCAATGTCACGATGACGAGCAGCACCGGCCGGGTGCTCGACGCGGCAGCGGCACTCCTCGGTATCTGCCGGGAGCGGACCTACGATGGCGAACCGGCCATGAAACTCGAATCCGCAGCTGCCGGGGCCACGCCCGAAGTATGGGAGCCGGTCATCACGACCTCGGGCGGCTGCGAGGTTCTCTCGACCCGTGCGCTCCTTGCCACCGCCCTTTCCCGGTACACCGCAGCACTGGCGGGGGACAGGGCGGCCGTCAGCACTATTGCCGCCTCCGTCCAGTACAACCTTGCCCGGGGAATCGCGGCCCTTGCGATCCGGGCAGCGGAACGCGAAGGGATCCCGACGGTCGCCTTGAGCGGGGGCGTTGTCGCGAACCGGGCGATCCGCGAGACCATCCGTTCCGAGGTAAGAGGCGCCGGCCTTTCCTTCCTCATCAACGACGCGTACCCGCCCGGCGACGGCTGCGTCTCGTTTGGCCAGTGCGTCTGGGCGGGTATGCTCTCTTTAAAGCGGGACTGA
- a CDS encoding polymer-forming cytoskeletal protein — MSGDSVKNWHRHCFLPDGTELQEHSIKTDRDIVIGEFCQIDYGLRGADVYVGESSTIREYIWANGDARIGNMCEIGSDVIAKQDAYIGEGVHIAGKLVVNGALDIGEKVEIAGGFEATGEIAVRNPMPVLVFILIYLMTMLKIENEKELDRIIDNFFEDEGKAELPLMIPARSKLNMKVFAVPSSMKIGRKCRLHGNIRAGSIDLLEETVVFGSLRARGAISIAGGSTVHGNVESSGKVHVNAGAHILGDVIAKEIFLSEDAKIDGIIEAPHGMHIGSGD; from the coding sequence ATGAGCGGGGATTCGGTAAAGAACTGGCACAGGCACTGCTTCCTTCCCGACGGGACGGAACTCCAGGAACACAGCATCAAGACCGACCGGGACATCGTGATCGGGGAGTTCTGCCAGATCGATTACGGCCTGCGGGGCGCCGATGTGTACGTGGGCGAGTCCTCAACAATCCGCGAGTACATCTGGGCAAACGGCGATGCCCGGATCGGAAACATGTGCGAGATAGGAAGCGACGTGATCGCGAAACAGGATGCCTACATCGGCGAAGGCGTTCACATTGCGGGAAAACTGGTGGTTAACGGGGCGCTCGATATCGGCGAGAAGGTGGAGATCGCCGGGGGTTTTGAGGCGACCGGCGAGATTGCGGTGAGAAACCCGATGCCGGTGCTCGTTTTTATTCTCATCTACCTCATGACGATGTTAAAGATCGAGAACGAGAAAGAGCTCGACCGGATCATCGACAATTTCTTCGAGGACGAAGGAAAGGCCGAGCTCCCGCTCATGATACCCGCCCGCTCGAAACTCAACATGAAGGTCTTTGCCGTTCCCTCGTCAATGAAGATCGGGCGGAAGTGCCGGCTGCACGGCAATATCCGGGCCGGCTCGATCGACCTTCTCGAAGAGACGGTAGTGTTCGGGTCCCTGCGGGCCCGGGGCGCCATCAGCATTGCGGGTGGGTCGACCGTGCACGGGAACGTGGAGAGCAGCGGGAAGGTGCATGTCAACGCCGGCGCCCACATCCTCGGCGACGTAATCGCAAAGGAGATCTTCCTCTCCGAGGATGCAAAGATCGACGGGATCATCGAGGCTCCCCACGGGATGCACATCGGGAGCGGGGACTAA
- the rpl12p gene encoding 50S ribosomal protein P1, whose product MEYIYAALLLHKAGKNVDENGVKAVLTAAGVKADDARVKALIAALDGVNIEEAISKAAAAPVAVAAAAPAAAGHAAPAKEEHKEEDKKQEEESGMAGLGALFG is encoded by the coding sequence ATGGAGTATATCTATGCAGCACTTCTCCTGCACAAGGCAGGCAAGAATGTCGATGAGAACGGCGTAAAGGCAGTCCTTACCGCCGCAGGTGTAAAGGCAGACGACGCACGTGTCAAGGCACTCATTGCAGCTCTTGACGGTGTCAACATTGAAGAGGCTATCAGCAAGGCAGCCGCAGCACCGGTCGCCGTTGCAGCCGCAGCACCCGCAGCAGCAGGCCATGCAGCACCAGCCAAGGAAGAGCACAAGGAAGAGGACAAGAAGCAGGAAGAAGAGAGCGGCATGGCAGGGCTCGGTGCCCTGTTCGGCTAA